The following nucleotide sequence is from Nitrososphaerota archaeon.
AGGAATTCGGGACTGGCTCACTTTCAACCAACCCCATTTTACAAGTTGGGACCGATTAACTATGCTCTTTTGATTTAGCCCTTTACGCGGACGATTTTGTTTCGACCCATCGCGCGCCAGTACTCTACCTCAATACCACTCTGGATCTTATCAGCGATCTCCGCCTCATCCGGCTTGGGTGTCTCGAAGACTTCGAAGGTATCCATATCCATGATTTGGACAGTGGTGAGTGTGAGCGAGATTATCTGGCCGCTCTTCTTCTCAATAAGCGGTATCTCTATGTTCGCAGAGACCGGTGAAACGAGGCTTCTCTTGCTGTTATCGAAGAGACCTATACCTACGACTCGAGCCTTAGCTGCACCGTGCTTCCCGGGCTTCGACTTGTCATACGCTACGATGCGACATGGCTCGCCGTCAATGAGAATGTAGGATCCTACTTTAACACTACCAAGTTCAGCTGGCTTACTCATCTTCCTAATACCTGAACGTAGGGAGGGTTAAGTAGGTCGCCTATATAGTTGTCCGTAACATTCTTGATTCAATGAATCGCGAATGTCTTTCTATGCGCTACCTGAGTGTTGATCAGCATAAATGCTACAGTTGTTTGAAAAAAAGAAGAAGGGGGTGTGAAGTTTTATGCGCCGATCTTGAAGATCTTGGTTCCGCAGACTGGACATGTTCCTTGAGTAGCGGGCCTTCCGTTCTTCATGGTGATTTTCTGCGGGTTCTTGATATCTCGCTTCGTTCGGCATTTGACACAATATGCTTGAACCATTCAGACACACTTGTCCTTATACAGCCTATCTACTTCGCGTGTATATAAGCACTCGTGCCGATCACGTTTGACGTAAAGTAAATACTGGCTTAAGAATCTAGAATCCTCAATATACCTCACGGTAGCTATAAGATAGAATTCGCTAAAAGAAGTGGTTATTATTGTGTTTTCTCTACGCCTATGTATCTGTAGACATAGTGGCCGCTGTATCCACCTTCCCTTTTAAGCGCGCCTTTGGCTTCTAGGCTCTTGATCAACCCCCACGCTAGTGAAGCGTTGATGCCTAGAGTCTTAGCTGTTGAGTAGATGGTTACAGCCTTCATGGGGCCGAAGATTTTAGCGGCTTCGGACGCTTCAAGTTTAGGAATAGCCATGTTTTTGATGCTTGCCTGCATCTGCGAAGGTCTACCTTTACCGCTACGCTTCTCTTCCTTACCGCTTTCCTTAGCTTCCTTAGTCTGCTCGCCGTCCTGCTGTTTTTCAGCCTGCGCGAGAGTCTTCTTCTTTGCTCCGCCCAATTGGATAACTGCTCCTCATTTCTGCGTGCCTGATGGTCGCTATTTAATCTTTAGCTGACCAGACCGATGTTGTTAGGATAAGCCATTGAGTAGCACCCAGTTGTAGGTGGCTGTGAACGCTTCTAGGAATCGGGTCGTGGATCGCATGGTTGAGCGGTAGGGGAAGTTGTTGTAGAAGCGTTTTAGCTTGGCCTTGAGGATGCCGAACCATCTTTCGATGCGGTTCCTCATACCAAAGGTTTCATGCCTTAGC
It contains:
- a CDS encoding translation initiation factor IF-5A — its product is MSKPAELGSVKVGSYILIDGEPCRIVAYDKSKPGKHGAAKARVVGIGLFDNSKRSLVSPVSANIEIPLIEKKSGQIISLTLTTVQIMDMDTFEVFETPKPDEAEIADKIQSGIEVEYWRAMGRNKIVRVKG
- a CDS encoding DUF5679 domain-containing protein, yielding MVQAYCVKCRTKRDIKNPQKITMKNGRPATQGTCPVCGTKIFKIGA